From the Longimicrobium sp. genome, one window contains:
- a CDS encoding 5-formyltetrahydrofolate cyclo-ligase: protein MTKAELRAEARRRLRALTEPEREAAEAALDARLWTVPEIAGARTLLLFADLPEEVTTDAIAAEALRRGITVVYPRTVPESHAMTLHRVSSLDHLLTGNYGIREPDPARCPTIPETEIDAALVPGLAWDRAGNRLGRGAGYYDRLFGAPEWRGFRCGIFFSFQEMDHIPTETWDLPLDAVVTDREVWRR from the coding sequence ATGACGAAGGCGGAGCTGCGGGCGGAGGCGCGGCGGAGGCTGCGGGCGCTGACCGAGCCGGAGCGCGAGGCGGCCGAGGCGGCGCTCGACGCGCGCTTGTGGACGGTGCCGGAGATCGCCGGTGCGCGCACGCTGCTGCTCTTCGCGGACCTGCCGGAGGAGGTGACGACGGATGCCATCGCGGCCGAGGCGCTGCGGCGCGGCATCACCGTCGTCTACCCGCGCACGGTGCCGGAATCGCACGCGATGACGCTGCACCGCGTCTCCTCGCTCGACCACCTGCTCACGGGCAACTACGGCATCCGCGAGCCGGACCCCGCGCGCTGCCCCACCATCCCCGAGACGGAGATCGACGCGGCGCTAGTGCCGGGGCTGGCGTGGGACCGCGCGGGCAATCGCCTCGGCCGCGGCGCGGGATACTACGACCGGCTCTTCGGCGCACCCGAGTGGCGGGGCTTCCGCTGCGGCATCTTCTTCTCCTTCCAGGAGATGGATCACATCCCCACCGAGACGTGGGACCTGCCGCTCGACGCCGTCGTCACGGACCGCGAGGTGTGGAGACGATAG
- a CDS encoding DUF6438 domain-containing protein codes for MKRIAAAAAAALLTLTACPRPAARPAESTAQVRADSIVLERTRCYGTCPAYRLTLTRAGQVRFASVWPADTPPGAGTIAAADFASLVDEAARIGFWELPARIEGSRLCPTYATDLPSVYLTIHAGARTKRVDDYLGCMGTPELRALEVRIDSVAGSRRWIRVPELR; via the coding sequence ATGAAGCGCATCGCCGCCGCGGCCGCCGCCGCGCTGCTGACACTGACCGCGTGCCCGCGCCCCGCCGCACGCCCGGCGGAATCCACCGCGCAGGTGCGGGCGGACAGCATCGTGCTGGAGCGGACGCGCTGCTACGGCACCTGCCCCGCGTACCGCCTCACCCTCACGCGCGCGGGCCAGGTGCGGTTCGCGTCGGTCTGGCCCGCGGACACGCCTCCCGGCGCGGGGACGATCGCCGCGGCCGACTTCGCGTCACTGGTCGACGAGGCCGCGCGGATCGGCTTCTGGGAGCTGCCCGCGCGGATCGAGGGCTCGCGGCTGTGCCCGACCTACGCCACCGACCTCCCCTCCGTGTACCTCACAATCCACGCGGGCGCCCGCACGAAGCGCGTGGACGACTACCTCGGCTGCATGGGCACCCCCGAGCTGCGCGCGCTCGAAGTCCGCATCGACAGCGTCGCCGGGTCGCGCCGCTGGATCCGCGTGCCGGAGCTGCGTTAG
- a CDS encoding nucleoside deaminase: MSLPTVTVTLPDWVDSAVEIGRAYASDEEKMRLAIELSRQNVLHATGGPFGSGIFERETGTLVTVGVNSVVRLNNCTLHGEMVAFMMAQARLGRFTLKSPGGPEYELVTSCEPCAMCLGATLWSGVTRVVCGAHRDDARRLSFEEGPVFPESHEYLEARGIEIVHGVLRAEANEVLELYRARKGTIYNA, encoded by the coding sequence ATGAGCCTTCCCACCGTGACCGTCACCCTCCCCGACTGGGTGGACTCCGCTGTGGAGATCGGCCGCGCCTACGCCTCGGACGAGGAGAAGATGCGGCTGGCGATCGAGCTGTCGCGGCAGAACGTGCTGCACGCCACGGGCGGCCCCTTCGGCTCGGGGATCTTCGAACGGGAAACGGGAACGCTCGTCACCGTGGGCGTGAACAGCGTGGTGCGGCTGAACAACTGCACGCTTCATGGCGAGATGGTGGCGTTCATGATGGCGCAGGCGCGCCTCGGCCGCTTCACGCTGAAGTCGCCCGGCGGCCCCGAGTACGAGCTGGTGACGAGCTGCGAGCCGTGCGCCATGTGCCTGGGCGCCACGCTCTGGAGCGGCGTCACCCGCGTGGTCTGCGGCGCCCACCGCGACGACGCGCGCCGCCTGAGCTTCGAGGAGGGCCCCGTCTTCCCCGAGAGCCACGAGTACCTCGAGGCGCGGGGGATCGAGATCGTGCACGGCGTGCTGCGCGCCGAGGCCAACGAGGTGCTGGAGCTGTACCGCGCCCGCAAGGGCACCATCTACAACGCCTGA
- a CDS encoding SDR family NAD(P)-dependent oxidoreductase, with protein sequence MSENGRKVVVVTGASGGIGAAVARELGRRGCALVLSARNEDALREVAAQSGDAVHVVRADVTSRADVERLRDEALSAFGHVDVWINNAGRGINRTVLELTGADIDAMIAVNVKGPLYGMQAIIPHFQERGEGHLINISSFLGRVPIVPIRSAYSAAKAALNSLTANLRMDLRMRGSDIHVTTVMPGMVATAFADNALGSTDGVSGVRPTGPMAPQTPEEVAAIVADAIDHPRPEVYTNPANPGMARAYFEDVAAFEEQAARAITQMLSQSAAGA encoded by the coding sequence ATGAGCGAGAACGGGCGGAAGGTCGTAGTCGTCACCGGGGCCAGCGGCGGGATCGGGGCGGCGGTGGCGCGTGAGCTGGGGCGGCGCGGATGCGCGCTGGTGCTGTCCGCGCGCAACGAGGACGCGTTGCGCGAGGTGGCGGCGCAGTCGGGAGACGCGGTGCACGTGGTCCGCGCGGACGTCACCAGCCGCGCCGACGTCGAGCGCCTGCGCGACGAGGCGCTCTCCGCGTTCGGCCACGTGGACGTGTGGATCAACAACGCCGGCCGCGGCATCAACCGCACCGTGCTGGAGCTGACCGGCGCCGACATCGACGCCATGATCGCCGTCAACGTGAAGGGGCCGCTCTACGGGATGCAGGCCATCATCCCCCACTTCCAGGAGCGCGGCGAGGGGCACCTGATCAACATCTCCTCCTTCCTCGGCCGCGTTCCCATCGTCCCCATCCGCTCGGCGTACAGCGCGGCCAAGGCGGCGCTCAACTCGCTCACCGCCAACCTGCGCATGGACCTGCGCATGCGCGGGTCCGACATCCACGTCACCACGGTGATGCCGGGGATGGTCGCCACCGCGTTCGCCGACAACGCGCTGGGCTCCACCGACGGCGTGTCCGGCGTGCGCCCGACCGGCCCGATGGCGCCGCAGACGCCCGAGGAGGTGGCGGCCATCGTCGCCGACGCGATCGACCATCCGCGCCCGGAGGTGTACACGAACCCCGCGAACCCGGGGATGGCCCGCGCGTACTTCGAAGATGTCGCCGCGTTCGAGGAGCAGGCCGCGCGCGCGATCACGCAGATGCTCTCGCAGTCCGCCGCCGGGGCCTGA
- a CDS encoding bifunctional helix-turn-helix transcriptional regulator/GNAT family N-acetyltransferase, which yields MATDEIDTQVAAVRRFNRFYTREVGALGEGHLHSPYTLTEVRVLYEIAHQDGITATELAERLALDAGYLSRILARFQERGLVARTPSEKDARQSHLSLTGAGRDEFGGLNAAAHAEIAGMLAPLADDERRALIGTMQRIERMLGGRPAEAPYTLRPHRPGDMGWITHRHGVLYWQEYGWNERFEALVARVVADFIDHFDPARERSWIAEREGEIVGSVFCTQMDDETAKLRLLYVEPSARGLGIGGRLVDECIAFARSAGYRKMVLWTNSVLLAARRIYERAGFRVVNEEVHDHFGLPLMAETWEMEL from the coding sequence ATGGCAACCGACGAGATCGACACGCAGGTGGCCGCGGTACGGCGCTTCAACCGCTTCTACACGCGCGAGGTAGGCGCGCTGGGCGAAGGCCATCTCCATTCCCCGTATACGCTTACCGAGGTGCGCGTGCTGTACGAGATCGCGCACCAGGACGGCATCACCGCAACGGAGCTGGCGGAGCGGCTGGCGCTGGACGCGGGGTACCTGAGCCGCATCCTGGCGCGCTTCCAGGAGCGCGGCCTCGTCGCCCGCACGCCGTCGGAGAAGGACGCGCGGCAGTCGCACCTGTCGCTCACCGGCGCCGGACGCGACGAATTCGGCGGCCTCAACGCCGCCGCGCACGCCGAGATCGCGGGGATGCTGGCACCGCTGGCGGACGACGAGCGGCGCGCGCTCATCGGCACGATGCAGCGGATCGAGCGGATGCTGGGCGGCCGCCCGGCGGAGGCGCCCTACACGCTGCGCCCGCACCGCCCGGGCGACATGGGGTGGATCACCCACCGCCACGGCGTGCTGTACTGGCAGGAGTACGGGTGGAACGAGCGGTTCGAGGCGCTGGTGGCGCGCGTGGTGGCGGACTTCATCGACCACTTCGATCCCGCCCGCGAGCGCAGCTGGATCGCCGAGCGCGAGGGCGAGATCGTGGGCTCGGTGTTCTGCACGCAGATGGACGACGAGACGGCCAAGCTGCGCCTGCTCTACGTGGAGCCCTCCGCGCGCGGGCTGGGGATCGGCGGCCGGCTCGTGGACGAGTGCATCGCGTTCGCGCGGTCGGCGGGGTACCGGAAGATGGTGCTGTGGACGAACAGCGTGCTCCTGGCCGCGCGCCGCATCTACGAGCGCGCGGGCTTCCGCGTGGTGAACGAGGAGGTGCACGACCACTTCGGCCTGCCGCTGATGGCGGAGACATGGGAGATGGAGCTGTAG
- a CDS encoding EAL domain-containing protein yields MTDTLLPPQEGLLPIPRVVDGEAAVQALRHSDAYFRALVENARDVIHVINEDGTTRYVTPSVIHLLGWHPDEVIGRSALELIHPEDGEAALAQIRASRQTPGAGRPLTVRVRHRDGSWRVFEAIGRNLLDDPRIRGIIVNSREVTERMRAEEETQRLAAFARENPYPILECAGDGRVLWLNAAGERLVAELGVSEPAWILPGEHPRLVRQAGRSGKVLPNQEARFGGRVFAWTYHPQPALGTVHLFGGEITERKRVEERLIHDALHDSLTGLPNRHLFMERLGEALLRFNAGGHRFAVLFLDLDRFKVVNDSLGHHVGDELLVAVARRLLENVRATDTVARFGGDEFAILLTNLEEANDATMIAERVVQAVSAPVNLSGYEVFTSASIGIALSTLGYDRPEYLLRNADMAMYRAKGGGGLAWEVFDRTMHAQALSRLQMETDLRRALTRGEFRLHYQPIVSLSTGRVAGVEALCRWEHPERGLIQPAEFIPTAEETGVIVPLGEWVLREACRQLAEWRRELGARIAVSVNLSARQLAQPGLVDAVRAALAETGLKPRHLKLEITESAILESEAAGSVLDELRELGIEMQLDDFGTGYSSLSALHRLPMKALKVDRTFVGRMEEGSAPSQLVRTIALMARGLELAVIAEGVETEAQLAEVRAIGCDYAQGYLVSEPVDAAAIREILASGREWR; encoded by the coding sequence ATGACCGACACGCTCCTCCCGCCGCAGGAAGGCCTGCTGCCGATCCCTCGCGTGGTCGACGGCGAGGCGGCCGTGCAGGCGCTCCGCCACAGCGATGCGTACTTCCGCGCGCTGGTGGAGAACGCGCGCGACGTCATCCACGTGATCAACGAGGACGGCACCACCCGCTACGTCACCCCGTCCGTCATCCACCTGCTCGGCTGGCACCCCGACGAGGTGATCGGCCGCAGCGCGCTGGAGCTGATCCACCCCGAGGACGGCGAGGCCGCGCTGGCGCAGATCCGCGCCTCGCGGCAGACGCCGGGCGCGGGGCGCCCCCTCACCGTGCGCGTCCGCCACCGCGACGGCTCGTGGCGCGTGTTCGAGGCCATCGGCCGCAACCTGCTCGACGACCCGCGCATCCGCGGCATCATCGTCAACTCGCGCGAGGTGACGGAGCGGATGCGCGCCGAGGAAGAGACGCAGCGGCTGGCCGCCTTCGCGCGCGAGAACCCGTATCCCATCCTGGAATGCGCCGGCGACGGCCGCGTGCTGTGGCTGAACGCCGCGGGCGAGCGCCTGGTCGCCGAGCTCGGCGTCAGCGAGCCCGCGTGGATCCTTCCCGGCGAGCATCCCCGCCTGGTGCGGCAGGCGGGGCGGTCGGGGAAGGTGCTGCCGAACCAGGAGGCGCGCTTCGGCGGGCGCGTGTTCGCGTGGACGTACCATCCGCAGCCGGCGCTGGGCACGGTGCACCTGTTCGGCGGCGAGATCACCGAGCGCAAGCGCGTGGAGGAGCGGCTGATCCACGACGCGCTGCACGACTCGCTCACCGGGCTTCCCAACCGGCACCTGTTCATGGAGCGGCTGGGCGAGGCGCTGCTGCGCTTCAACGCGGGCGGCCACCGGTTCGCGGTGCTCTTCCTGGACCTGGACCGCTTCAAGGTGGTGAACGACTCGCTCGGCCACCACGTGGGCGACGAGCTGCTGGTGGCCGTGGCCCGGCGGCTGCTGGAGAACGTGCGTGCGACGGACACGGTGGCGCGCTTCGGCGGCGACGAGTTCGCCATCCTGCTGACGAACCTGGAGGAGGCGAACGACGCCACCATGATCGCCGAGCGCGTGGTGCAGGCCGTGTCCGCGCCGGTGAACCTGAGCGGCTACGAGGTGTTCACCTCCGCCAGCATCGGCATCGCCCTGTCGACGCTGGGGTACGACCGGCCGGAGTACCTGCTGCGCAACGCCGACATGGCCATGTACCGCGCCAAGGGCGGCGGCGGCCTGGCGTGGGAGGTGTTCGACCGGACCATGCACGCGCAGGCGCTCTCGCGGCTGCAGATGGAGACGGACCTGCGCCGCGCGCTCACCCGCGGCGAGTTCCGGCTGCACTACCAGCCGATCGTCTCGCTGTCGACCGGGCGCGTCGCGGGCGTGGAGGCGCTCTGCCGCTGGGAGCACCCCGAGCGGGGGCTGATCCAGCCGGCGGAGTTCATCCCCACCGCCGAGGAGACGGGAGTGATCGTGCCGCTGGGCGAGTGGGTGCTGCGCGAGGCCTGCCGCCAGCTGGCCGAGTGGCGGCGCGAGCTGGGCGCGCGCATCGCCGTGAGCGTGAACCTTTCCGCGCGGCAGCTGGCGCAGCCCGGGCTGGTGGACGCAGTCCGCGCGGCCTTGGCGGAGACGGGGCTCAAGCCGCGCCACCTGAAGCTGGAGATCACCGAGAGCGCCATCCTGGAGAGCGAGGCGGCGGGGTCGGTGCTGGACGAGCTGCGCGAGCTGGGGATCGAGATGCAGCTGGACGACTTCGGCACGGGCTACTCGTCGCTCTCCGCGCTGCACCGCCTGCCGATGAAGGCGCTGAAGGTGGACCGGACGTTCGTGGGACGGATGGAGGAGGGAAGCGCGCCGTCGCAGCTGGTGCGCACCATCGCGCTGATGGCGCGCGGGCTGGAGCTGGCGGTGATCGCGGAGGGGGTGGAGACGGAGGCGCAGCTGGCGGAAGTGCGCGCCATCGGCTGCGACTACGCGCAGGGCTACCTCGTCTCCGAGCCGGTGGACGCCGCGGCAATCCGGGAGATCCTGGCCTCGGGAAGGGAATGGAGATGA
- a CDS encoding aminotransferase class I/II-fold pyridoxal phosphate-dependent enzyme → MTVHDAPAPPAGPQTAAPPLGDMPPEEFRRHAHAAVDWMADYLAGVERFPVLSRVDPGDVAAMVPPHPPARGEDFAGVLADVDRVVMPGITHWNHPGFHAYFAITGSAPGIIGEMVAAALNVNGMLWRSSPSVTEIEERALDWLRQLLGLPEVFRGTIQDTASISTLVAIATAREAAGVKVREMGMSGRDLPRMRVYASEQVHSSIDKACITLGLGMEGLRKIPTDAEFRMDAAALEAAIEEDRAAGMLPFCVVATSGTTSTTSIDPIPAIADVCARRKVWLHVDAAYGGSAAAVPELRWVLAGAERADSLVVNPHKWMFTPIDISVLYLRDPEVCRRAFSLVPDYLATPEGESVTNLMDYGPALGKRFRALKLWFVLRYFGAEGVAARIREHVRLAQELAGWIDAEPFWERMAPTPLSLVVFRHRPAGLSDEEVDAHNERIMAEVNAGGRIFISHTRLHGRIALRLAVGNIRTQEPHVRAAWDLLRETGDRLLRES, encoded by the coding sequence ATGACCGTTCACGACGCGCCCGCGCCCCCCGCCGGGCCGCAGACCGCCGCGCCGCCGCTGGGCGACATGCCGCCCGAGGAGTTCCGCCGCCACGCGCACGCCGCGGTGGACTGGATGGCCGACTACCTGGCCGGCGTGGAGCGCTTCCCCGTCCTCTCGCGGGTCGATCCGGGGGACGTGGCCGCGATGGTCCCGCCGCATCCGCCCGCGCGCGGCGAGGACTTCGCCGGCGTGCTGGCCGACGTGGACCGCGTGGTGATGCCGGGGATCACGCACTGGAATCACCCCGGCTTCCACGCGTACTTCGCCATCACCGGCTCGGCGCCCGGCATCATCGGCGAGATGGTGGCGGCGGCGCTGAACGTCAACGGCATGCTCTGGCGCAGCTCTCCTTCCGTCACGGAGATCGAGGAGCGCGCGCTCGACTGGCTGCGGCAGCTGCTCGGCCTCCCCGAAGTCTTCCGGGGGACGATCCAGGACACCGCCTCCATCTCCACCCTGGTCGCCATCGCCACGGCGCGCGAGGCGGCGGGGGTGAAGGTGCGGGAGATGGGGATGAGCGGGCGCGATCTGCCGCGGATGCGCGTCTACGCCAGCGAGCAGGTGCACTCGTCCATCGACAAGGCGTGCATCACGCTGGGGCTGGGGATGGAGGGGCTGCGGAAGATCCCCACCGACGCCGAGTTCCGCATGGACGCCGCCGCGCTCGAGGCGGCGATCGAGGAAGACCGCGCCGCGGGGATGCTCCCCTTCTGCGTCGTCGCCACCTCGGGGACGACGTCGACCACCAGCATCGATCCCATCCCCGCCATCGCCGACGTGTGCGCGCGGCGGAAGGTGTGGCTGCACGTCGACGCGGCGTACGGCGGGTCGGCGGCGGCGGTGCCGGAGCTGCGCTGGGTGCTGGCGGGGGCGGAGCGGGCGGACTCGCTGGTCGTCAACCCGCACAAGTGGATGTTCACGCCCATCGACATCTCCGTGCTCTACCTGCGCGACCCGGAGGTCTGCCGCCGCGCCTTCTCGCTCGTCCCCGACTACTTGGCGACGCCGGAAGGGGAATCCGTCACCAACCTGATGGACTACGGCCCGGCGCTGGGGAAGCGCTTCCGCGCGCTGAAGCTGTGGTTCGTGCTGCGCTACTTCGGCGCGGAGGGGGTGGCCGCGCGCATCCGCGAGCACGTGCGGCTGGCGCAGGAGCTGGCGGGGTGGATCGATGCCGAGCCGTTCTGGGAGCGGATGGCGCCCACGCCGCTGAGCCTCGTCGTCTTCCGCCACCGCCCGGCCGGATTGTCGGATGAAGAGGTCGACGCGCACAACGAGCGCATCATGGCCGAGGTGAACGCGGGCGGGCGCATCTTCATCTCCCACACGCGCCTGCACGGGCGGATCGCGCTGCGCCTGGCCGTCGGCAACATCCGCACGCAGGAGCCCCACGTCCGCGCCGCCTGGGACCTGCTCCGCGAGACGGGCGATCGCCTGCTGCGCGAGTCGTAG
- a CDS encoding pseudouridine-5'-phosphate glycosidase yields the protein MQIHIPLHLQRALEDGGAVVALESTVIAHGLPHPRNLQVARELEAEVTANGALPATVGVVAGRPVVGLSGDEIERLGTASGVLKLSTRDLPIAAARGLDGATTVAATMWLADLAGASVFATGGIGGVHRGGAHDVSADLTELGRTRMLVVCAGAKAILDLPATREALETAGVLVAGYGTDELPAFYSRESGLSVDVRVDSPREVAELWTAHEEMNLPGALLLCVPPPAEHALPAAEVETAIADALRQADARGIRGKEVTPFLLGAVAERTGGRSLEANVALLRNNARVAAQVAAALAAD from the coding sequence ATGCAGATCCATATTCCCCTCCACCTGCAGCGCGCGCTGGAGGACGGCGGCGCGGTGGTCGCGCTGGAATCGACGGTGATCGCGCACGGGCTGCCGCATCCCCGCAACCTGCAGGTGGCACGCGAGCTCGAGGCCGAGGTCACGGCGAACGGCGCCCTTCCCGCCACCGTCGGCGTCGTCGCCGGCCGGCCGGTCGTCGGGTTGAGCGGAGACGAGATCGAGCGGCTGGGGACGGCGTCCGGCGTGCTGAAGCTCTCCACGCGCGACCTGCCCATCGCCGCCGCGCGCGGGCTGGACGGCGCGACGACGGTGGCGGCGACGATGTGGCTGGCGGACCTGGCCGGTGCGTCGGTGTTCGCCACGGGCGGGATCGGCGGGGTGCACCGCGGCGGCGCGCACGACGTCTCCGCTGACCTGACGGAGCTCGGCCGCACGCGGATGCTGGTCGTCTGCGCCGGCGCGAAAGCGATCCTCGACCTCCCCGCCACGCGCGAGGCGCTGGAGACGGCGGGCGTGCTGGTCGCCGGCTACGGGACGGACGAGCTCCCCGCCTTCTATTCGCGCGAGAGCGGGCTCTCCGTGGACGTGCGGGTCGATTCGCCGCGGGAGGTGGCGGAGCTGTGGACGGCGCACGAGGAGATGAACCTTCCCGGCGCGCTCCTCCTCTGCGTTCCCCCGCCCGCCGAGCACGCGCTCCCCGCCGCGGAGGTGGAGACGGCGATCGCCGACGCGCTGCGGCAGGCGGACGCGCGCGGGATCCGCGGCAAGGAGGTGACGCCGTTCCTCCTCGGCGCCGTGGCCGAGCGCACCGGCGGGCGGTCGCTGGAGGCGAACGTGGCGCTGCTGCGCAACAATGCCCGCGTCGCGGCGCAGGTGGCGGCCGCGCTGGCGGCGGATTGA
- a CDS encoding glycosyltransferase family 9 protein produces the protein MPGVDPMLLETDEGKRLEAEWFRAVRRGDFAAAWRASDAVLRARVGVPCWHLPRHEQWVWDGTPLDGRRVLIRCYHGLGDTLQFIRYAPRVKAVAAEVTVWAQPALLPLLRTVSGIDRLLPLHDGVCEAEHDVDVEVMELPHVFRSTLADLPADVPYLHADPAPLAKDGRLAVGLVWRAGDWDDRRSIPLPLLAPLADVPGVALHLLQRGDALAEAPDGFGVVSGSDDVTECARVMRALDLVVTVDSMPAHLAGALGVPVWTLLHADCDWRWMDARDDSPWYPTMRLFRQERQGDWEPVVRQVAAHLRRLAASRARITVPRRSAHMPHPTLTSS, from the coding sequence GTGCCGGGCGTCGACCCGATGCTGCTGGAGACGGACGAGGGGAAACGGCTGGAGGCGGAGTGGTTCCGCGCCGTCCGCCGCGGCGACTTCGCGGCGGCGTGGCGCGCGAGCGACGCCGTGCTCCGCGCGCGCGTCGGCGTCCCCTGCTGGCACCTTCCCCGGCACGAGCAGTGGGTGTGGGACGGCACGCCGCTCGACGGCCGGCGCGTGCTGATCCGCTGCTACCACGGCCTGGGCGACACCCTCCAGTTCATCCGCTACGCGCCGAGGGTGAAGGCCGTCGCCGCCGAGGTGACCGTTTGGGCCCAGCCCGCGCTTCTCCCGCTGCTGCGGACCGTCTCCGGCATCGACCGCCTGCTCCCGCTCCACGACGGCGTCTGCGAGGCGGAGCACGACGTGGACGTGGAGGTGATGGAGCTCCCGCACGTCTTCCGCAGCACGCTCGCCGATCTCCCCGCGGACGTCCCCTATCTCCACGCCGATCCGGCCCCGCTCGCGAAGGATGGCCGGCTCGCGGTCGGGCTGGTCTGGCGGGCGGGGGATTGGGACGACCGGCGCTCCATCCCCCTGCCGCTCCTGGCGCCGTTGGCGGACGTCCCCGGCGTCGCGCTCCATCTTCTCCAGCGCGGCGATGCGCTCGCGGAGGCGCCGGACGGCTTCGGCGTCGTCTCCGGCTCCGACGACGTCACGGAGTGCGCGCGGGTGATGCGTGCGCTCGACCTCGTCGTCACCGTGGACAGCATGCCCGCGCACCTGGCCGGCGCGCTGGGGGTGCCCGTGTGGACGCTGCTGCACGCCGACTGCGACTGGCGCTGGATGGACGCGCGCGACGATTCGCCGTGGTACCCGACGATGCGCCTCTTCCGGCAGGAGCGGCAGGGCGATTGGGAGCCCGTCGTGCGTCAGGTCGCCGCGCATCTCCGCCGCCTAGCCGCGAGCCGGGCTCGGATCACCGTGCCGCGGCGGTCCGCCCACATGCCGCATCCCACGCTGACGTCATCCTGA